Proteins from a single region of Oreochromis niloticus isolate F11D_XX linkage group LG7, O_niloticus_UMD_NMBU, whole genome shotgun sequence:
- the LOC112847328 gene encoding uncharacterized protein LOC112847328 → MLEVKVGKWRTIDYFDWELKEAHVVCEHLGCGSAFSIQWKNEPSEISVLKIEPDCVHSGSALRDCAKLYSSSLTLNVTCKDLLVQPIISVSFMNGVSMAQQQGLQVSRGSNFTISCSIQPQYPGGSFQLTFTSSNTAYNYTQPAVNHSAHFLFPAAEPAHQGNYSCVYHVYIFYHDLSSESRLLSVTVSDPKHSDVVKVVVITLVALLVIVFMILGLHLYRQVSRQ, encoded by the exons ATGCTGGAGGTGAAAGTGGGAAAGTGGAGAACAATCGATTATTTTGACTGGGAACTGAAGGAGGCACATGTCGTCTGTGAACATTTGGGCTGTGGCTCTGCATTTTCTATACAATGGAAAAATGAGCCTTCTGAGATTTCTGTGTTGAAAATTGAGCCTGATTGTGTTCACTCCGGATCTGCTCTGAGAGACTGTGCAAAATTATATTCCTCTTCCCTAACCCTGAACGTCACCTGCAAAG ACCTGCTGGTTCAGCCAATCATCTCTGTGTCCTTCATGAATGGGGTCTCCATGGCCCAGCAGCAGGGGCTTCAGGTGTCCAGGGGCTCTAACTTCACCATCAGCTGCTCCATCCAGCCACAGTACCCAGGAGGCTCCTTCCAGCTCACCTTCACCTCATCCAACACGGCGTACAACTACACCCAGCCAGCTGTCAATCACTCAgcccacttcctgtttcctgctgCAGAGCCCGCCCACcaaggaaactacagctgtgtttATCACGTCTATATTTTTTACCATGACTTGTCCTCTGAGAGCCGCCTGCTGTCTGTCACTGTGTCAG ATCCCAAACACTCAGACGTTGTTAAAGTTGTTGTCATCACACTGGTCGCCCTGCTGGTCATTGTATTCATGATACTTGGTCTTCATCTCTACCGTCAG gTCAGCAGACAGTAG